The Neospora caninum Liverpool complete genome, chromosome X genome includes a region encoding these proteins:
- a CDS encoding SRS domain-containing protein gives MSLLRFFMSVFLIFLALSFGVLPVDRISCYYARGQDPGAAETVESCDMPGKQTTHLPLLELILTPNDESVSFMCSSKQDAKLTPEATKVYSDSACHDTTELSRVFAGSVLDESVVQKKKKFTLKIPKETRKISTVLFYKCTFTGVNVGTPQRERQDAEELPAAPATECKVKITVDPLEPTNPETEPNTEQQAGVVQCASEDGTKQATVSAESPLSFKCGAGMSLHPTNLTDVFDDQDGKCAAEVALQTLVDATLTKAETDPPQNDQQLYQLAVTTAPSGDTALCYKCVTPSASSKAGEDLEEGSSVKQCLLKISVKGNASSASARWGAAEGGTALLAAAQMLLGLLYV, from the coding sequence ATGAGTTTACTTCGCTTTTTCATGAGTGTCTTCCTCATCTTTCTTGCCCTTTCGTTCGGAGTCCTCCCTGTTGACCGGATTTCCTGTTATTACGCTCGCGGACAAGACCCTGGCGCCGCCGAAACCGTGGAAAGCTGCGACATGCCCGGCAAGCAAACGACACATTTACCACTGCTCGAGTTGATTCTCACTCCCAATGATGAGAGTGTTTCGTTCATGTGTAGCTCCAAACAGGATGCGAAACTTACCCCGGAGGCAACAAAAGTGTATTCAGATAGCGCGTGCCACGACACGACGGAACTGAGCAGAGTGTTCGCGGGTTCTGTTCTAGATGAAAGTGTCGtgcaaaaaaagaaaaagttTACCTTAAAAATCccgaaggagacacgcaAAATCTCAACAGTGCTGTTCTACAAGTGCACCTTTACTGGCGTGAATGTTGGGACACCACAGCGTGAACGTCAAGACGCCGAAGAACTTCCAGCAGCACCAGCAACTGAGTGTAAGGTCAAAATCACCGTTGACCCTCTCGAGCCAACTAATCCCGAAACTGAACCCAATACCGAGCAACAAGCAGGGGTCGTCCAATGTGCGAGTGAGGACGGTACCAAGCAAGCGACTGTGTCCGCAGAATCTCCTCTCTCATTCAAATGTGGAGCTGGAATGTCCCTGCACCCGACAAATTTGACAGACGTCTTTGATGACCAGGACGGGAAGTGCGCCGCTGAGGTTGCCCTGCAGACTCTCGTTGACGCCACATTAACAAAAGCTGAAACTGACCCGCCACAGAACGACCAACAACTGTACCAGCTTGCTGTGACGACTGCTCCTTCTGGAGACACTGCCCTCTGCTACAAGTGTGTGACTCCATCCGCCAGCTCAAAAGCCGGGGAAGACCTCGAAGAAGGATCGAGTGTGAAACAGTGCCTTCTGAAAATATCCGTGAAGGGGAACGCATCTTCCGCGTCGGCAAGGTGGGGAGCAGCCGAGGGTGGCACCGCTCTGTTGGCGGCAGCGCAAATGTTGCTCG
- a CDS encoding SRS domain-containing protein, producing the protein MRRLLYFEDVFPFCLAILLAGGFLEPIFSQESGDISSSTGQPQTCDSQERGPGSLASNLDLTLSPDSDSISFKCSSTQKTTIAPEKEQVFTNPACSRPVTLTSLFTGAKLAEDGSEEGKKTYTLTIPNDSRKATEQELFYKCTVQADDSDKKVSVYTSAQAGTECTVKITVAGVKKEPAPEHGDEQQTTIIECASTEATKEASVSAESPLSFRCGTGLTLQPEALTNAFDGQDGACATEVALQTLVDATLKKTETNGADAVKPVYQLAVQTTPSVDTAFCYKCAPASGNSDSRTTSAEGSTEGTCLLKVSVKGSASSASARRKAAQGGVAMFVAAQILLGLQFALV; encoded by the coding sequence ATGAGGCGACTGTTGTATTTTGAGgacgttttccctttctgccttGCCATTCTCTTGGCGGGCGGCTTCCTGGAGCCGATTTTCTCCCAAGAATCTGGGGACATCTCTTCGAGCACCGGGCAACCACAGACCTGCGACAGCCAAGAGCGGGGACCTGGCTCGCTTGCCTCAAACCTTGATTTGACTCTCAGCCCCGATTCCGACAGCATTTCGTTCAAGTGTAGTTCGACTCAAAAAACAACGATAGCACCGGAAAAAGAGCAAGTGTTCACAAATCCGGCGTGCTCACGGCCTGTAACGCTGACGTCGTTGTTTACTGGTGCTAAGTTAGCTGAAGACGGGAgtgaagagggaaagaaaacgtACACACTGACTATCCCAAATGACTCACGCAAAGCGACAGAGCAGGAACTGTTCTACAAATGTACCGTGCAGGCAGACGACAGTGACAAAAAAGTGAGTGTTTACACATCAGCTCAAGCTGGAACCGAGTGTACGGTCAAAATTACCGTTGCGGGTGTCAAAAAAGAGCCTGCACCTGAGCACGGTGACGAGCAACAAACAACTATCATCGAATGTGCCAGTACTGAGGCCACCAAGGAGGCGAGTGTATCTGCAGAATCTCCTCTCAGCTTCAGATGTGGAACGGGACTCACCCTCCAGCCGGAAGCGTTGACAAACGCCTTTGATGGACAGGACGGGGCGTGCGCCACTGAAGTTGCCCTGCAGACTCTCGTCGATGCCACATTAAAAAAGACCGAAACAAACGGCGCAGATGCCGTCAAGCCAGTGTACCAGCTTGCCGTTCAGACGACTCCATCTGTAGACACAGCTTTTTGCTACAAGTGTGCACCGGCATCTGGTAACTCCGACAGCAGGACCACATCGGCAGAAGGATCTACTGAGGGTACGTGCCTTCTTAAAGTATCTGTGAAGGGGAGCGCATCTTCTGCATCTGCAAGGCGGAAAGCTGCTCAGGGGGGAGTCGCTATGTTTGTTGCAGCACAAATATTGCTCGGTCTTCAGTTCGCCTTGGTTTGA
- a CDS encoding SRS domain-containing protein, producing the protein MSRVGFIHGIFRCGLAIFLAGALLEPISSSASGEDPATATVPSCDATGRATGPLREELTLTLTPGEDSVSFMCSSSQQTTRQPEEGKVYGDDCSSDEDLTSVFERATLDEEHETGNQKTTYKLTVPKTSRTARKVLCYKCAVNVGRKRATESEGRQPEAGNECKVKITVEQVEQTTPEPEENAEQQAGPIECTGSDTMKEASVSAESPLSFKCGAGMSLHPTNLTDVFDDQDGKCAAEVALQTLVDATLTKTDAEATHNEQPVYRLVVKTAPPEDTALCYKCVPSSPSETEIEIQSEGESTAKECLLKISVKGSASSAFSPTWGPAHGAAAFFVAAQLLRGMVGA; encoded by the coding sequence ATGAGCCGAGTCGGTTTTATACACGGGATTTTTCGGTGCGGTCTCGCCATTTTTTTGGCTGGCGCGCTTCTGGAACCGATTTCGTCTTCTGCATCTGGAGAAGACCCCGCGACCGCCACCGTGCCAAGCTGCGACGCGACGGGAAGGGCAACGGGCCCGCTTAGAGAAGAGCTTACTCTGACTCTCACTCCTGGCGAAGACAGCGTTTCGTTCATGTGTAGCTCCAGTCAGCAAACAACTCGGCAAccagaagaggggaaagtcTATGGCGATGATTGCTCTTCTGATGAAGACCTGACGTCAGTGTTTGAACGTGCAACGCTAGACGAAGAACACGAAACAGGCAACCAAAAGACAACCTACAAATTGACAGTCCCAAAGACTTCCCGCACGGCAAGGAAAGTTCTGTGCTATAAATGTGCCGTGAATgtgggaaggaaacgcgctACAGAAAGCGAGGGGCGTCAGCCTGAAGCTGGAAACGAGTGCAAGGTCAAAATCACCGTTGAGCAGGTCGAGCAAACGACGCCTGAACCCGAGGAAAATGCCGAGCAACAAGCAGGGCCCATCGAATGCACAGGTAGTGACACAATGAAGGAGGcaagtgtctccgcagaATCTCCTCTCTCATTCAAATGTGGAGCTGGAATGTCCCTGCACCCGACAAATTTGACAGACGTGTTTGATGACCAGGACGGGAAGTGCGCCGCTGAGGTTGCGCTGCAGACTCTCGTTGACGCCACATTAACAAAAACTGACGCTGAAGCCACACATAACGAACAGCCAGTATACCGGCTTGTTGTGAAAACGGCTCCCCCTGAAGACACTGCCCTCTGCTACAAGTGCGTACCTTCATCGCCCAGCGAAACAGAAATAGAGATACAATCTGAAGGAGAATCGACAGCGAAGGAATGCCTTCTGAAAATATCTGTGAAGGGaagcgcgtcttccgcgttttcacCGACCTGGGGACCTGCCCACGGAGCCGCTGCTTTCTTTGTGGCAGCACAATTGTTGCGAGGCATGGTTGGCGCGTAG
- a CDS encoding SRS domain-containing protein, with protein MALILLEPSSSYASPVDDSTSGAQTCDVATKEAGKPEAALALTLNAESDAVSFKCSSTHKATIAPSNADVYNDDSCTSVQTLATLFTDAAMTGGEGDDEPKTYTLTIPKNSRKATETLLCYKCILDAQVLSRELPELPQAEGNVCKVKITVAAVPKKEPEADKNDDQPEGVFQCASEDGTKEASVSAESPLLFKCGSGLSLQPTNLENVFDDQDGTCADEVALDTVVDATLTQAETNTNDPEQTGAVYQLVVKTAPSEDTALCYKCVPASAAPENRDTPGEGSTLKECLLKIFVKGNATSASERTWGASLWAVSFPVAVQTLVGVLYVSE; from the coding sequence ATGGCACTTATCCTGCTGgagccttcttcctcttatGCATCTCCTGTGGACGACTCGACCTCCGGCGCGCAAACCTGCGACGTGGCTACGAAAGAAGCAGGCAAGCCGGAAGCAGCGCTTGCTTTGACCCTCAACGCCGAATCCGACGCCGTTTCGTTCAAGTGTAGTTCGACTCACAAAGCAACGATTGCGCCAAGCAACGCGGATGTTTACAACGATGACAGTTGCACGTCTGTTCAAACCCTGGCCACGTTGTTCACGGATGCGGCGATGACAGGGGGAGAAGGTGATGATGAACCAAAAACGTACACGCTGACCATCCCAAAAAATTCGCGTAAGGCAACGGAGACATTACTGTGTTACAAATGTATTCTGGATGCTCAAGTACTGAGCAGAGAGTTACCCGAGTTGCCACAAGCGGAAGGAAACGTGTGCAAGGTCAAAATTACCGTTGCGGCAGTCCCAAAAAAAGAGCCTGAAGCCGATAAAAATGACGATCAACCGGAGGGCGTCTTCCAGTGTGCCAGTGAAGACGGCACTAAGGAGGCCAGCGTATCGGCAGAATCTCCACTCCTATTCAAATGCGGAAGTGGACTGTCCCTGCAGCCAACAAATTTGGAAAACGTTTTTGATGACCAGGACGGGACGTGCGCCGACGAAGTTGCCTTGGATACTGTAGTTGATGCGACATTAACTCAAGCGGAAACTAATACAAACGATCCAGAACAGACAGGCGCTGTATACCAGCTTGTCGTGAAAACGGCACCGTCAGAGGATACAGCCCTTTGCTACAAATGTGTCCCTGCATCGGCCGCCCCAGAAAACAGGGACACACCGGGAGAAGGCTCTACTTTGAAAGAGTGCCTTCTCAAGATCTTTGTGAAAGGGAATGCAACTTCGGCGTCTGAAAGGACGTGGGGAGCTTCGCTGTGGGCCGTGTCTTTCCCGGTGGCAGTACAAACGCTGGTCGGAGTCCTGTACGTCTCAGAGTGA
- a CDS encoding SRS domain-containing protein, with product MGRFCHFKRFSRCVLAILLASVLLDPISSSATHQDTSSTNTNQLETCDVTVPQQGKLKAHLDLTLKSDADSISFMCSSTQEATLLPSKEKAFKDDECSTQELLNTIFSGAELKETEHNGKSKYELIIPINSRTETKTLCYKCTVTAADPEISSRVAQPQAGKECKVKITVDKVEQTTPEPEENAEQLTGPIECDSTATTKEASVSAESPLSFKCGAGMSLHPTNLTDVFDDQDGKCAAEVALQTLVDATLTKTETEATQNGQPVYQLAVKTAPSEDTAICYKCVTTSSNLETKTNTDEASAARECLLKISVKGSATSAILSAWGVAQAAAAFCVAAQMLLGVVDL from the coding sequence ATGGGTCGATTTTGCCATTTCAAGAGATTTTCCCGTTGCGTTCTTGCCATTCTGTTGGCAAGCGTCCTTCTGGATCCGATATCCTCTTCCGCAACCCATCAGGACACTTCGAGCACGAACACCAACCAGCTAGAGACATGTGATGTCACAGTGCCACAACAGGGGAAACTGAAAGCACATCTTGATTTGACTCTGAAATCCGATGCCGACAGCATTTCGTTCATGTGTAGTTCGACCCAGGAAGCAACGCTTCTGCCATCGAAGGAGAAGGCCTTTAAAGACGACGAGTGCTCAACACAGGAACTGCTGAACACGATCTTTTCTGGTGCCGAGCTAAAGGAAACAGAACACAACGGAAAAAGCAAGTACGAGCTGATCATTCCAATTAACTCACGGACGGAAACTAAAACGCTTTGCTATAAATGCACCGTCACTGCTGCAGATCCCGAAATATCCTCTCGTGTCGCACAACCTCAAGCTGGAAAGGAGTGCAAGGTCAAAATCACCGTTGACAAGGTCGAGCAAACGACGCCTGAACCCGAGGAAAATGCCGAGCAACTCACAGGACCCATCGAATGCGACAGTACCGCAACTACCAAGGAGGcaagtgtctccgcagaATCTCCTCTCTCATTCAAATGTGGAGCTGGAATGTCCCTGCACCCGACAAATTTGACAGACGTGTTTGATGACCAGGACGGGAAGTGCGCCGCTGAGGTTGCCCTGCAGACTCTAGTCGACGCCACATTAACAAAAACTGAAACTGAAGCTACACAGAACGGACAACCAGTGTACCAGCTTGCTGTGAAGACGGCGCCTTCTGAAGACACTGCCATCTGCTACAAGTGTGTAACTACTTCCAGCAACCTAGAAACAAAGACCAACACCGACGAAGCATCGGCTGCGAGAGAATGCCTTCTGAAAATATCTGTTAAGGGAAGTGCAACGTCTGCAATTTTATCTGCGTGGGGTGTTGCGCAGGCAGCAGCCGCTTTCTGTGTGGCCGCACAAATGTTGCTCGGCGTGGTTGATTTGTAG
- a CDS encoding SRS domain-containing protein, with protein MAQGCPLSMVSCWHLAFLVAGVLLEPSSSHASSSANSSSTTVRSCDTVEKAAISLEGELLLTLPPDEKSVSFKCSSKAQTTLEPPDQKNVYNEEDCSNAVPLQSLFASATLDEEKNNQHEVDAQTPTYKLTVPSESRTTNDTVLYYKCKLPPASGSLHAREIPGVEAGKECKVKITVVGVPPKDQENEQIEEQQTSIIECASANATEEASVSAESPLSFKCGAGMSLHPTALTDVYNDRDGKCTPQVTLQSLVDATLEQAGTDAPENEQPVYQLAVKTAPSEDTALCYKCVPSSSSNEKGKTASGERSTGEACLLKISVKGSASSASAKWGAPEEGVAFFVGVQILFALFCISM; from the coding sequence ATGGCTCAAGGTTGCCCCCTTTCGATGGTTTCTTGTTGGCATCTAGCCTTCCTCGTGGCTGGCGTGCTTCTAGAGCCGAGTTCATCTCACGCCTCATCATCCGCTAACTCCTCGAGCACCACCGTGCGCTCTTGCGACACGGTTGAAAAGGCAGCTATCTCGCTTGAAGGGGAGCTCTTGCTGACTCTCCCGCCGGATGAGAAAAGCGTTTCGTTTAAGTGTAGTTCGAAAGCGCAAACAACACTTGAGCCGCCGGACCAAAAGAATGTCTACAATGAAGAGGACTGCTCAAACGCTGTACCCCTTCAGTCGCTGTTTGCCAGTGCCACACTAGATGAAGAAAAAAATAATCAGCACGAAGTCGACGCTCAAACACCAACATACAAGCTGACTGTCCCAAGTGAGTCACGTACGACGAACGACACAGTACTGTACTACAAATGTAAACTGCCACCGGCTTCAGGCTCTCTCCATGCCCGTGAAATCCCAGGTGTtgaagcgggaaaagagtGCAAGGTCAAAATTACCGTTGTGGGAGTACCCCCAAAAGACCAAGAAAATGAACAGATTGAAGAGCAACAAACAAGTATCATCGAATGCGCCAGTGCGAACGCCaccgaggaggcgagcgtTTCCGCAGAATCTCCTCTCTCATTCAAATGTGGAGCTGGAATGTCCCTGCATCCGACAGCGTTGACAGATGTGTATAACGACCGGGACGGGAAGTGCACTCCGCAGGTTACGCTGCAGTCTCTCGTCGATGCTACACTAGAACAAGCCGGAACTGACGCCCCTGAGAACGAACAACCAGTGTACCAGCTTGCTGTGAAGACGGCTCCTTCTGAAGACACTGCCCTCTGCTACAAGTGCGTACCTTCATCATCCAGCaacgaaaaaggcaagacCGCCTCGGGGGAACGCTCGACAGGGGAAGCGTGCCTTCTGAAAATATCTGTGAAGGGaagcgcgtcttccgcgtcggcCAAGTGGGGAGCCCCTGAGGAGGGAGTCGCGTTCTTTGTGGGAGTGCAAATTctgttcgctctcttctgcatCTCGATGTGA
- a CDS encoding SRS domain-containing protein yields MSPVCLSAETVRIIAAIAVALICVAAYPSDGAKAALALVEQGQTSVTTVKTCKAGTHSIELSLEPNMHSVSFKCGDTNDGKLEPSTTEYFTGDDVSQQKQNLTTAFADATLDAEGENGNKAYKLSIGRETRTAEKDLYYTCTFTNTNAVLGERRDGENPQETKCKVKITVKPFPQSQQGTNDEQGDQPNDEQGDQPNDEQQAGPIECTDADTTKETSASAESPLSFKCGAGMSLRPTNLTDVFDDQDGKCAAEVALQTLVDATLTKTETEATQKGQPVYQLAVKTAPPEDTALCYKCVPSSSSDTETEIQSEGESSAKECLLKISVKGSASSAFSPTWGPAHGAAAFFVAAQLLRGMVDA; encoded by the coding sequence ATGAGtcctgtctgcctctctgcggaGACCGTTCGGATCATTGCCGCCATTGCAGTTGCGCTTATCTGTGTGGCTGCGTACCCATCAGATGGCGCAAAGGCAGCATTGGCGTTAGTTGAGCAAGGCCAAACCTCCGTAACAACCGTCAAAACCTGCAAGGCAGGCACACATTCCATTGAGTTGTCGCTCGAGCCCAACATGCATAGCGTTTCCTTCAAATGCGGCGACACCAACGATGGTAAGCTTGAACCCAGCACCACTGAATATTTCACGGGGGACGACGTGTCCCAACAAAAACAAAATCTAACAACCGCATTTGCGGACGCCACTCTAGATgcggaaggggaaaacggcaaCAAAGCTTACAAGCTCAGCATCGGTCGTGAGACACGTACGGCCGAGAAAGACTTGTACTACACATGCACCTTCACTAATACTAATGCGGTCTtaggagaaagacgagacggcgaaaaccCTCAAGAAACGAAGTGCAAGGTCAAAATCACCGTTAAACCTTTTCCACAAAGTCAGCAAGGAACCAATGACGAGCAAGGAGACCAACCCAATGACGAGCAAGGAGACCAACCTAATGACGAGCAACAAGCAGGGCCCATCGAATGCACAGATGCTGACACAACCAAAGAGACAAGTGCCTCCGCAGAATCTCCTCTCTCATTCAAATGTGGAGCTGGAATGTCCCTGCGCCCGACAAATTTGACAGACGTGTTTGATGACCAGGACGGGAAGTGCGCCGCTGAGGTTGCGCTGCAGACTCTCGTTGACGCCACTTTAACAAAAACTGAAACTGAAGCTACACAGAAGGGACAACCAGTATACCAGCTTGCTGTGAAGACGGCTCCTCCTGAAGACACTGCCCTCTGCTACAAGTGCGTACCTTCATCATCcagcgacacagaaacagagataCAGTCTGAAGGAGAATCTAGTGCAAAAGAATGCCTTCTGAAAATATCTGTGAAGGGaagcgcgtcttccgcgttttcacCGACCTGGGGACCTGCCCACGGAGCCGCTGCTTTCTTTGTGGCAGCACAATTGTTGCGAGGCATGGTTGACGCGTAG
- a CDS encoding U1 like C2H2 zinc finger, related, translating into MAFSSSPNPPPASSSSSSAVTPGEKSVSAHAVAAVQAAVATAAASRAGGTLTPHSASLLNCSPSPPSSSNFSPAPPPSSNFSPAPPPSSNFSPAPPPSSNFSPAPPPSSNFSPAPPPSSNFSPAPPSSSNFSPSPFPSSNFSPSPPPSSNFSPAPPPSSNFSPAPPPSSNFSPAPPPSSSFSPAPPSNFSSAPPRVSNFSSGPLSSFPPAPAFSAPAPQPPAASRQETEDEEPQASVFAAAAAAQRERAKDGRPLGGSSVSNAAAAVDAHASIAAIAAGASISRNAARGFSRPEAPSTVSSAPQIVSAAASTKGEKSGSATNARRPETAEVNVEPVNSTDELGRKVWDKAYYQSLAQAKEEEDDFLSYLPQPKQKKVAPPVEHRKALQRRDFAIDLTKELGKTKIVTLQTPRMQQGGFWCDVCECLIKDSAAYMDHINGRNHNRMLGMTMRVERAAPSSVVSKLREMQRQSQLELGGDDEGEAGSGPGDVKGQQSSDAPGATQRGSGSRAAAAGASGAPGVIEENYDDIDRIKRRLEELQKQEEERKMRKKLKKKKKAGANEDGKKTGDKDEDTAGGAASAAEGVKHEPEEDEEQKMLKAMGLPSSFVGS; encoded by the exons ATGGCGTTCTCTTCATCCCCGAACCCTCCACCtgcctcttcatcttcttcgaGTGCAGTTActcctggagagaagagcgtgTCCGCACATGCAGTTGCCGCTGTCCAGGCTGCCGTAGCTACAGCTGCTGCGTCACGAGCAGGAGGGACACTGACGCCGCATTCTGCCTCGCTGTTGAactgttctccttctcctccttcctcatcgaacttttctcccgcgcctcctccctcaTCGAActtttctcccgcgcctcctccctcaTCGAActtttctcccgcgcctcctccctcaTCGAActtttctcccgcgcctcctccctcaTCGAActtttctcccgcgcctcctccctcaTCGAActtttctcccgcgcctccttcttcgtcgaacttttctccttctccttttccctcatcgaacttttctccttctcctcctccctcATCGAActtttctcccgcgcctcctccctcgtcgaacttttctcccgcgcctcctccctcgtcgaacttttctcccgcgcctcctccctcgTCGAGCTTTTCTCCCGCACCTCCATCGAACTTTTCTtcagcgcctcctcgcgtttctaACTTTTCTTCGGGGCCTCTATCTAGCTTTCCTCCAGCacctgccttctctgctccggCGCCTCAGCCTcctgctgcgtctcggcAGGAaactgaagacgaggagccACAAGCAAGTGTGTttgcggcggcggcagctgcgcAGCGAGAGCGCGCAAAGGACGGAAGGCCTCTCGGAGGAAGCAGCGTCAGCAATGCCGCAGCAGCTGTAGATGCCCACGCGTCAATTGCTGCGATTGCGGCAGGCGCGTCGATTTCCAGAAATGCGGCGCGGGGGTTCTCGCGTCCCGAGGCCCCGTCAACGGTCTCGAGTGCGCCCCAAATCGTTTCAGCCGCTGCTTCCACCAAGGGAGAAAAGTCGGGATCGGCGACCAATGCGAGACGCCCAGAGACTGCGGAAGTGAACGTGGAACCTGTGAACAGCACGGATGAACTCGGACGGAAG GTCTGGGATAAAGCGTACTATCAATCGCTCGCACAGGccaaggaggaagaagacgatttCCTTTCGTATCTCCCCCagccgaaacagaaaaaggtcGCGCCGCCAGTGGAGCACCGCAAGGCcttgcagagaagagacttTGCGATTGATCTGACCAAGGAGCTGGGAAAAACAAAGATCGTCACACTTCAAACGCCTCGCATGCAACAGGGAGG GTTTTGGTGCGACGTCTGCGAGTGCCTCATCAAAGATTCAGCAGCGTACATGGATCACATCAACGGCCGGAATCACAACAGGATGCTGG GCATGACAATgcgcgtggagagagcggcgccgaGCAGCGTAGTCAGCAAGCTTAGAGAAATGCAGAGGCAATCGCAGCTGGAGCtgggaggcgacgacgagggcgaggcgggctCTGGCCCCGGAGACGTGAAAGGCCAGCAGAGCTCCGACGCTCCGGGGGCGACTCAACGAGGGTCAGGCAGCCGTGCAGCTGCAGCAGGCGCGAGCGGTGCACCTGGAGTGATTGAGGAAAACTACGACGATATCGACCGGATCAAAAGACGACTCGAGGAGCTCCAGAaacaggaggaggagaggaagatgcgGAAGAAgttgaagaagaaaaagaaggcaggCGCAAACGAGGATGGGAAAAAGACCGGTGATAAGGACGAGGATACTGCAGGGGGCGCTGCTTCGGCGGCCGAAGGCGTTAAACACGaaccagaggaagacgaagaacaaaAAATGCTCAAAGCCATGGGCTTACCCTCGTCATTTGTCGGCAGTTGA